In Mycolicibacterium mucogenicum DSM 44124, the following are encoded in one genomic region:
- a CDS encoding 2-oxoacid:ferredoxin oxidoreductase subunit beta → MTDLIGADLGLTEALSKTALVPTTDQPQKGKDFTSDQEVRWCPGCGDYVILNTIRNFLPELGLRRENIAFISGIGCSSRFPYYLETYGFHSIHGRAPTIATGLALARPDLSVWVVTGDGDSLSIGGNHLIHALRRNINITILLFNNRIYGLTKGQYSPTSEVGKVTKSTPMGSLDQPFNPVSLALGAEATFVGRALDSDRKGLTEVLKAAAQHRGAAIVEILQDCPIFNDGSFDALRKEGAEERLINLQHGQPITFGAENEYCVTKSGYGLEIGKTADVDPSDIVVHNAHLDDPAYAFALSRLSEQNLEHTVMGIFRQVNRPTYDDEARAQIASARESKAHDTAALQSLLRGKDTWTVDE, encoded by the coding sequence ATGACGGATCTGATCGGTGCTGATCTGGGCCTGACCGAAGCCCTCAGCAAGACTGCCCTGGTTCCGACCACGGACCAGCCGCAGAAGGGCAAGGACTTCACCAGCGACCAGGAGGTGCGCTGGTGCCCGGGTTGCGGTGACTACGTCATCCTCAACACCATCCGCAACTTCCTGCCGGAGCTGGGCCTGCGCCGCGAGAACATCGCGTTCATCAGCGGCATCGGCTGCTCGAGCCGGTTCCCGTACTACCTGGAGACCTACGGGTTCCACTCGATCCACGGTCGTGCCCCGACCATCGCCACCGGTCTGGCGCTCGCCCGTCCGGACCTGTCGGTGTGGGTCGTCACCGGTGACGGTGACTCGCTGTCGATCGGTGGCAACCACCTGATCCACGCGCTGCGCCGCAACATCAACATCACGATCCTGCTGTTCAACAACCGGATCTACGGTCTGACCAAGGGCCAGTACTCGCCGACCTCCGAGGTCGGCAAGGTCACCAAGTCGACCCCGATGGGCTCGCTGGACCAGCCGTTCAACCCTGTGTCGCTGGCCCTCGGTGCCGAGGCGACGTTCGTCGGCCGCGCGCTGGACTCCGACCGCAAGGGTCTGACCGAGGTGCTCAAGGCCGCGGCCCAGCACCGCGGTGCCGCCATCGTCGAGATCCTGCAGGACTGCCCGATCTTCAACGACGGCTCCTTCGACGCGCTGCGCAAGGAAGGCGCCGAGGAGCGCCTGATCAACCTGCAGCACGGCCAGCCGATCACCTTCGGCGCGGAGAACGAGTACTGCGTGACCAAGTCCGGCTACGGACTGGAGATCGGCAAGACCGCCGACGTCGATCCGTCGGACATCGTGGTGCACAACGCGCACCTCGACGACCCGGCCTACGCCTTCGCGCTGTCGCGCCTGTCGGAGCAGAACCTCGAGCACACCGTGATGGGCATCTTCCGTCAGGTGAACCGGCCGACGTACGACGACGAAGCGCGGGCTCAGATCGCCTCGGCGCGGGAATCCAAGGCGCACGACACCGCCGCTCTGCAATCCTTGCTGCGTGGCAAGGACACTTGGACAGTCGACGAGTAA
- the mobA gene encoding molybdenum cofactor guanylyltransferase: protein MTEDAPLAAVVLAGGASRRMGRDKATVRFRGPAGEITFVEQAVATLRTRCQAVFVIAARGQGLPDLDAEVLRDATPGVGPLLATARGLRAAADAGYSRAFVCAVDMPYLTTELIDELAEYAARVDADVVLPWDGRDHYLAGIYRTALATRADELVAHGRRSMRALVDTSDTQRVVMDRQRALVNVNSPDDLV from the coding sequence TTGACCGAAGACGCCCCGCTGGCCGCAGTTGTATTGGCCGGCGGGGCGTCTCGTCGTATGGGGCGCGACAAGGCCACCGTGCGGTTCCGCGGGCCGGCGGGGGAGATCACGTTCGTGGAGCAGGCGGTGGCGACGCTGCGAACCCGCTGCCAGGCGGTGTTCGTCATCGCCGCCCGTGGCCAGGGGCTGCCTGACCTGGACGCGGAAGTGTTGCGCGACGCGACTCCCGGCGTGGGACCACTGCTGGCCACCGCTCGTGGTCTGCGCGCGGCGGCCGACGCCGGATACTCGCGCGCCTTCGTGTGCGCCGTGGACATGCCGTATCTGACGACGGAGCTGATCGACGAGCTGGCCGAGTACGCGGCACGTGTCGACGCCGACGTGGTGCTGCCCTGGGACGGGCGGGATCACTACCTGGCGGGTATCTACCGGACCGCGCTGGCCACCCGGGCCGACGAGCTGGTGGCCCACGGGCGGCGCAGCATGCGGGCCCTGGTCGACACCTCCGACACCCAGCGCGTGGTGATGGACCGGCAGCGGGCGCTCGTCAACGTCAACAGCCCGGACGATTTGGTCTGA
- a CDS encoding transglycosylase family protein: protein MKNIRTTLGLVAVAGAVAVAPMVIGTGTANADGGHNWDAVAACESGGNWAINTGNGYYGGLQFNLGTWRANGGSGMPHTASKDEQIRVAENVAARQGMGAWPVCGRRG, encoded by the coding sequence GTGAAGAACATCCGCACAACGCTTGGACTGGTTGCCGTTGCTGGGGCAGTTGCTGTGGCCCCGATGGTCATCGGTACCGGTACCGCGAATGCGGACGGCGGCCACAACTGGGACGCCGTTGCAGCCTGTGAGTCTGGTGGCAACTGGGCGATCAACACCGGCAACGGTTACTACGGTGGGCTGCAGTTCAACCTCGGCACCTGGCGTGCCAACGGCGGCTCGGGCATGCCCCACACCGCCAGCAAGGACGAGCAGATTCGAGTCGCCGAGAACGTCGCCGCCCGTCAGGGCATGGGCGCTTGGCCGGTCTGCGGCCGTCGGGGCTAA
- a CDS encoding alpha/beta fold hydrolase produces the protein MATHDIATGLGTLRVHVSGSGDPILLMPSLLTDHTLYAAQVAHFSTSYTTIAVDPPGQGRSEPLRSAFTFEASARAYLDVLDALGLPWAHLVGNSWGAMIGGTMSATFPERVGCAVLLNGTASGGPRWDRLQLALAARMTRLAGRPLFVRSTVVPRFLGKTTRRQRPDLVDGLVTMIRRNDARSASFAVESIVVRRPDQHALFGHIAVPTLVVAGREDASFPVAEVRRMAEAIPGSELVVLDRIGHLAAYEAPDTVNALIDDFLDRHRRQ, from the coding sequence ATGGCGACGCACGACATCGCGACCGGCCTCGGCACCCTGCGGGTCCACGTCAGTGGTTCTGGCGACCCGATTCTCCTGATGCCCAGTCTGTTGACCGACCACACGCTGTACGCGGCGCAGGTGGCCCACTTCTCTACGAGCTACACCACGATCGCCGTCGACCCGCCGGGGCAGGGGCGCAGCGAGCCGCTGCGCAGTGCCTTCACCTTCGAGGCCAGCGCCCGGGCGTACCTCGACGTCCTGGACGCGCTTGGCCTGCCGTGGGCGCACCTCGTCGGCAATTCGTGGGGCGCCATGATCGGCGGCACGATGTCGGCGACATTCCCCGAGCGGGTCGGGTGTGCGGTGCTGCTCAACGGCACGGCGTCCGGGGGTCCCCGCTGGGACCGCCTGCAACTCGCGCTGGCGGCCCGGATGACCCGGCTGGCCGGGCGCCCACTCTTCGTGCGGTCGACGGTCGTGCCGCGCTTCCTCGGGAAGACCACGCGCCGTCAGCGGCCCGACCTGGTCGACGGACTGGTGACGATGATCAGGCGCAACGATGCCCGGTCCGCCAGCTTCGCGGTGGAGAGCATCGTGGTCAGGCGGCCCGATCAGCATGCGCTGTTCGGCCACATCGCCGTCCCGACCCTGGTGGTGGCGGGCCGCGAGGACGCGAGTTTCCCGGTCGCCGAAGTACGCCGGATGGCCGAGGCGATTCCGGGCTCGGAGCTGGTGGTCCTGGATCGGATCGGCCACCTGGCCGCCTATGAGGCGCCCGACACCGTCAATGCCCTCATCGACGACTTCCTCGACCGCCACCGCAGGCAATAA